Proteins encoded together in one Candidatus Nitrosocaldus cavascurensis window:
- the pstA gene encoding phosphate ABC transporter permease PstA — MNVGKKYKDNGSSSSRDVQMIELEGSVEKGRIRRKSRYAIISEYGLQTYLLISVCVSVMVLTVLLVNVVLNGVERLSPNLLFNYASSNVDEAGMRAAILGSLYTVALAIAIALPLGIATGLYLNEYGGGNLVSKIVYATLTNLAGVPSVIFGLVALSFLSYTLGLGRSIIVGSIALAFLVLPLITVTTIESARMVPSTHRLAAYALGARKYQVVFKVVLPQIIPTALTSSILALSRAMGEAAPILVISGLIFVRRDPLSIFDEFTVMPLQIYNWVSRPQQAFIELSAAGIIILLLILLTLNFIAIYLRNRLQSRVVE; from the coding sequence ATGAATGTAGGGAAGAAGTATAAGGATAATGGTAGTAGTAGTAGTAGAGATGTGCAGATGATTGAATTGGAAGGGAGTGTTGAGAAGGGTAGGATAAGAAGGAAGAGCAGATATGCAATCATATCAGAGTATGGGCTTCAAACCTATCTGCTTATATCAGTATGCGTAAGCGTGATGGTACTTACAGTTCTGCTTGTTAATGTAGTGTTGAATGGTGTAGAGAGGCTAAGCCCTAACCTGCTCTTCAACTATGCATCAAGCAATGTTGATGAGGCAGGTATGAGGGCAGCCATACTTGGCTCGCTATACACGGTAGCACTTGCCATAGCTATAGCACTACCACTAGGAATAGCAACTGGTCTGTACCTAAATGAGTATGGAGGAGGCAATCTAGTTAGCAAGATAGTATATGCAACGCTAACCAACCTTGCTGGTGTACCATCTGTTATCTTTGGGCTAGTTGCTCTAAGCTTCCTATCCTACACTCTAGGTTTAGGTAGGTCCATAATAGTTGGCTCTATAGCATTGGCATTCTTGGTGCTACCTCTGATAACCGTAACTACCATAGAGAGCGCTAGGATGGTCCCATCAACACATAGGCTTGCTGCATATGCCTTGGGTGCAAGGAAGTATCAGGTTGTATTCAAGGTTGTCTTGCCCCAGATAATTCCTACAGCATTAACAAGCTCCATACTAGCCTTATCGAGGGCAATGGGTGAGGCTGCCCCTATACTTGTTATAAGCGGGTTGATCTTTGTACGTAGAGATCCCCTGTCTATATTCGATGAGTTCACAGTTATGCCACTCCAGATATACAACTGGGTGAGCAGACCACAGCAAGCATTCATAGAGTTATCTGCAGCTGGTATAATCATACTACTCCTCATACTCTTAACACTCAATTTCATTGCAATATATTTAAGGAATAGACTCCAGAGTAGGGTTGTGGAATAG
- a CDS encoding diaminopimelate decarboxylase family protein — protein MEYTNKELGEHKSKLQLVQEINLNLNRFMSDDELYEAIEKFGTPLYIIDEETLHRKVRELLDAYKGFKGKRQIAYSVKANFNPSVIRAFIKDAIMFDLTSLGELYFYTRCGGDASAVIYTSVAEEEDEYLQVLKAGVGRVVVSSYNGLLNLISAASRLGIRPRTMIRINPEIAVKAEVKASYRHGKFGVPFNTNARDSATNMIKRIMQDNMLEFEGFHFHLGSQITDYTCFTHALDRLDAFITNMKKIYPNFTFNTIDIGGGTPVSYGEYVPTPAEMASSIVDKLNRIAENHNNNFTLVIESGRYLTAESTILVSRIVNTKEYTNDRFLIVDSGYHILLDAALLKQEYPQEVFPSKDDNSSSNSSSNSDYSNNSNGNSSNYHSKYDARSCNGNNSNHNESYTPVRTHLVGRLCDTYDIFPISKASRLNGAKKNRYIVFYNVGAYSIVFNMPFHCQTKPPILMKMSDGRLVLVRKPTTIEHLFLEEGGDML, from the coding sequence TTGGAGTATACTAACAAAGAGTTGGGGGAGCATAAGAGCAAGTTGCAATTGGTGCAGGAGATAAACCTGAACCTAAACAGATTCATGAGCGATGATGAGTTGTATGAAGCGATAGAGAAGTTCGGCACTCCTCTCTACATAATAGATGAAGAGACACTGCACAGGAAGGTTAGGGAGCTTCTTGATGCTTACAAGGGCTTCAAGGGTAAGAGGCAGATAGCATACTCTGTTAAGGCCAACTTCAACCCATCTGTGATAAGAGCCTTCATAAAGGATGCTATAATGTTTGACCTAACCTCTCTAGGCGAGCTTTACTTCTATACAAGGTGTGGAGGGGATGCAAGTGCTGTAATATACACTAGTGTTGCTGAGGAGGAGGATGAGTATCTGCAGGTACTGAAGGCTGGGGTTGGAAGAGTTGTTGTGAGTTCCTACAATGGCCTGCTTAACCTGATTAGTGCTGCCAGTAGACTTGGCATTAGACCAAGGACAATGATAAGGATAAACCCAGAGATTGCTGTGAAGGCTGAGGTCAAGGCATCCTATAGGCATGGTAAGTTTGGCGTACCATTCAACACAAATGCTAGAGATAGTGCAACCAACATGATAAAGAGGATCATGCAGGATAACATGCTTGAATTTGAGGGCTTCCACTTCCATCTAGGCTCACAGATAACTGACTATACATGCTTTACACATGCACTGGATAGGCTAGATGCATTCATAACAAACATGAAGAAGATATACCCTAACTTCACATTCAACACAATAGACATAGGTGGAGGCACACCTGTAAGCTATGGAGAGTATGTACCAACACCAGCAGAGATGGCATCAAGCATAGTTGATAAATTGAATAGGATAGCAGAGAACCATAACAACAACTTCACACTTGTTATAGAGAGCGGGAGGTATTTAACAGCAGAGTCGACAATCCTTGTATCTAGGATAGTGAATACAAAGGAGTACACAAACGATAGGTTCCTCATCGTTGATTCTGGCTACCATATACTGCTTGATGCTGCACTCCTCAAACAGGAATATCCGCAAGAAGTGTTCCCAAGCAAGGATGACAACAGTAGCAGTAACAGTAGCAGTAACAGTGATTACAGCAACAATAGTAACGGTAACAGTAGCAATTATCACAGCAAGTATGATGCAAGGAGTTGCAATGGTAACAACAGCAATCACAATGAGAGTTACACACCTGTAAGAACACATCTGGTAGGCAGGTTATGCGATACCTACGATATCTTCCCAATCTCAAAAGCATCAAGGCTTAATGGTGCCAAGAAGAACAGGTACATTGTATTCTACAACGTTGGTGCATACTCCATAGTCTTCAACATGCCCTTCCACTGCCAGACCAAACCTCCTATACTGATGAAGATGAGTGATGGTAGGCTAGTGCTTGTAAGGAAGCCAACTACCATAGAGCACCTCTTCCTAGAAGAAGGCGGCGATATGCTATAA
- a CDS encoding CDC48 family AAA ATPase, with the protein MSQKVFTLKVLEAYTRDVGRRVARIDYESMDSLGASTGDIVEIKGKRRTVAKCLPLYPSDEGKGIIRIDGLVRNNAGVAIGDTVIVRKIKASPAEKVIVAPLEAIPPIDERYLADALESMPLVKGDNVMVPYFGGRLTFQVVAVNPANVEAVIVTQKTVFHIAEKGETIRGVPKVTYEDIGGLKEEIQKVREMIELPLRHPEIFEKLGIEAPKGILLYGPPGTGKTLLAKAVANESNAHFISISGPEIMSKFYGESEARLREIFKEAREKAPSIIFIDEIDSIAPKREEVTGEVERRVVSQLLSLMDGLESRGKVIVIAATNRPNAIDPALRRPGRFDREIEIRVPDKRARLEILQIHTRNMPLAPDVNLEKISNMTHGFVGADLEYLCKEAAMKCLRRVLPELNLEEEKIPPEVLNKLIVTMDDFMEALKEVTPSAMREVYIETPDVKWSDIGGLEDVKRQLQEAIEWPLKYPDLYKKLGHNMPKGILLHGPSGTGKTMLAKAVATESEANFISVRGPELLSKWVGESERGVREVFRRARQAAPCVIFFDEIDSLAPIRGMGGDSMVTERVVSQLLTEMDGIQSLQGVVVLAATNRIDMIDPALLRPGRFDKLVYVPMPDKYARQKILEIHVKNKPLAPDVNLEKIAEMTEDFSGADVAAVANTAVSLVLHEYLAKYPNPEEAAKHVEEAYIHQRHFEEAVKKVRQQKEGKPGEKVTVPYYR; encoded by the coding sequence ATGAGTCAGAAGGTATTCACTCTGAAGGTGCTGGAGGCTTACACTAGGGATGTGGGGAGAAGGGTTGCAAGGATAGATTATGAGTCTATGGATTCACTTGGTGCATCAACTGGTGATATAGTTGAGATAAAGGGGAAGAGGAGGACAGTTGCAAAGTGCCTTCCCTTGTACCCTTCAGATGAGGGTAAGGGTATAATAAGGATAGATGGACTTGTAAGGAACAATGCAGGTGTTGCCATAGGTGATACTGTAATAGTTAGGAAGATAAAGGCATCACCAGCAGAGAAGGTCATAGTTGCTCCATTGGAGGCTATACCACCAATAGATGAGCGCTACCTTGCTGATGCTCTTGAGAGCATGCCATTGGTCAAGGGAGATAACGTGATGGTGCCATACTTTGGTGGAAGGTTAACCTTCCAGGTGGTTGCTGTGAACCCTGCAAATGTTGAGGCAGTTATAGTTACACAGAAGACCGTATTCCATATAGCAGAGAAGGGAGAGACGATAAGAGGAGTTCCAAAGGTAACCTATGAGGATATTGGAGGGTTAAAGGAGGAGATACAGAAGGTTAGGGAGATGATAGAACTGCCCTTAAGACATCCAGAGATATTTGAGAAGTTGGGTATAGAGGCACCAAAGGGTATACTGCTCTACGGTCCACCAGGCACTGGTAAGACATTGCTTGCAAAGGCTGTTGCAAATGAGAGTAATGCACACTTCATAAGCATCTCAGGTCCTGAGATAATGAGCAAGTTCTATGGTGAGTCTGAGGCAAGGTTGAGAGAGATATTCAAGGAGGCAAGGGAGAAGGCTCCCAGCATAATATTCATAGATGAGATAGACTCCATTGCTCCAAAGAGAGAAGAGGTTACTGGAGAGGTTGAGAGAAGAGTAGTTAGTCAGTTACTCTCACTCATGGATGGGTTAGAGTCTAGAGGTAAGGTTATAGTCATAGCAGCAACCAACAGGCCTAATGCAATAGACCCAGCGCTTAGAAGACCAGGGAGGTTTGATAGAGAGATAGAGATAAGGGTTCCAGACAAGAGGGCAAGGCTTGAGATACTACAGATACACACAAGGAACATGCCACTTGCACCAGATGTTAACCTTGAGAAGATATCAAACATGACCCATGGCTTTGTAGGTGCAGATCTAGAGTATCTATGCAAGGAAGCAGCGATGAAGTGCTTGAGGAGGGTGCTACCAGAACTCAACCTTGAAGAGGAGAAGATACCCCCAGAGGTTCTCAACAAGCTTATAGTTACCATGGATGACTTCATGGAAGCGTTGAAGGAGGTTACTCCATCAGCCATGAGGGAAGTGTACATAGAGACGCCAGATGTGAAGTGGAGCGATATTGGAGGCCTTGAGGATGTGAAGAGGCAACTTCAGGAGGCTATAGAGTGGCCTCTCAAGTACCCAGATCTATACAAGAAGTTAGGGCACAACATGCCCAAGGGTATACTGCTACATGGTCCATCTGGTACTGGCAAGACCATGCTTGCAAAGGCAGTTGCTACTGAGAGCGAGGCTAACTTCATAAGTGTTAGAGGTCCAGAACTGCTCAGCAAGTGGGTTGGTGAGAGTGAGAGAGGTGTTAGAGAAGTCTTCAGGAGGGCAAGGCAGGCTGCTCCATGTGTGATCTTCTTCGATGAGATAGACTCATTGGCACCAATAAGGGGTATGGGAGGGGATAGCATGGTTACTGAGAGAGTTGTGAGTCAGTTACTTACTGAGATGGATGGGATACAATCATTGCAGGGTGTTGTGGTACTTGCAGCAACCAACAGGATAGATATGATTGATCCAGCACTCCTAAGACCAGGGAGGTTTGATAAGTTGGTGTATGTACCTATGCCAGACAAATATGCAAGACAGAAGATACTAGAGATACATGTGAAGAACAAGCCACTTGCACCAGATGTTAACCTTGAGAAGATAGCAGAGATGACAGAAGACTTTAGCGGTGCTGATGTTGCAGCAGTTGCCAATACAGCAGTATCACTTGTACTCCACGAGTACCTTGCAAAGTATCCAAACCCTGAGGAGGCAGCAAAGCATGTTGAAGAGGCTTACATACACCAGAGGCACTTCGAGGAGGCTGTTAAGAAGGTCAGGCAGCAGAAGGAGGGCAAGCCAGGAGAGAAGGTCACAGTCCCCTATTATAGATAG
- the gatD gene encoding Glu-tRNA(Gln) amidotransferase subunit GatD, translating to MYKGNAYKLLESYDVKVGDRIVVKTRDNEYRGILMPRYELADDMHLVIKLRSGYNIGVSIDEIVSITLESTREEEEEGAVIVGRGEVDGGGEEEEERKRRDHRAVSLEHGYVYEHSTRIRLAMISTGGTIASRIDYRTGGVKAALTAEELYSIVPELSSIALIDAEVLMQEYSENLTPMHWSIMAERVGEKMEQGYDGVVIAHGTDTMHYTSSALSFALQNLPVPVVLVGAQRSSDRPSSDAATNLIGASLFAANADTSGVFVAMHNGRSDDKIAIHMGTRVRKNHTSSRDAFKSIDAEPIALVDVDSRRIEMLASNIRGRDKGRRPVVKARFDERVALIKFYPGFDPSIIEHLISKGYRGLVIEGTGLGHVSKRCFNAIRDATASMLVCMTSQCIWGRLRMTVYDTGRDLLSMGVVPLDMLPETALTKVMWVLANSSSMDEARSMLLSNIAMEFK from the coding sequence ATGTATAAGGGCAATGCATACAAACTTCTAGAATCGTATGATGTGAAGGTAGGGGATAGGATAGTAGTTAAGACTAGAGATAATGAGTATAGGGGCATACTCATGCCTAGATATGAACTTGCTGATGACATGCATCTGGTCATAAAGTTGAGGAGTGGCTACAATATAGGGGTAAGCATAGATGAGATAGTTAGCATAACGCTTGAAAGTACAAGGGAGGAAGAGGAAGAAGGAGCAGTGATTGTAGGAAGAGGAGAGGTAGATGGAGGAGGAGAGGAAGAAGAGGAGAGGAAGAGGAGAGATCATAGAGCAGTGTCATTAGAGCATGGGTATGTGTATGAGCATAGTACAAGGATAAGGTTGGCTATGATAAGCACTGGAGGTACAATAGCAAGCAGGATAGACTACAGGACTGGAGGGGTAAAGGCAGCACTTACAGCAGAGGAACTATACAGTATAGTCCCAGAGTTGTCAAGCATAGCACTGATAGATGCAGAAGTGCTCATGCAGGAGTATAGCGAGAACCTTACACCAATGCACTGGAGTATCATGGCAGAGAGGGTAGGGGAGAAGATGGAGCAAGGGTACGATGGGGTTGTAATAGCACATGGTACGGATACCATGCACTACACATCATCAGCACTTAGTTTTGCACTCCAGAATCTGCCAGTACCAGTGGTTCTTGTAGGGGCACAGAGATCATCTGATAGACCATCATCAGATGCAGCAACAAACCTCATAGGCGCTTCCCTCTTTGCTGCAAATGCAGATACATCTGGTGTGTTTGTTGCAATGCATAATGGAAGGAGTGATGATAAGATAGCAATACATATGGGCACAAGGGTTAGGAAGAACCATACAAGCAGCAGGGATGCGTTCAAGTCTATAGATGCAGAGCCTATAGCACTGGTTGATGTTGATAGCAGGAGGATAGAGATGCTTGCATCCAACATCAGAGGTAGGGATAAAGGTAGAAGGCCAGTAGTTAAGGCTAGGTTCGATGAGCGTGTAGCATTGATAAAGTTCTATCCAGGCTTCGATCCAAGCATAATAGAGCATCTGATAAGCAAGGGCTACAGGGGTTTGGTTATTGAGGGTACAGGGTTAGGACATGTAAGCAAGAGGTGCTTCAATGCTATAAGGGATGCTACAGCCTCAATGCTTGTATGTATGACATCACAGTGTATATGGGGTAGGTTGAGGATGACGGTGTATGATACTGGTAGAGATCTGTTGAGTATGGGAGTAGTTCCATTGGATATGCTACCTGAGACAGCACTAACAAAGGTTATGTGGGTACTAGCAAACTCTAGCAGCATGGATGAAGCAAGATCTATGCTGTTAAGCAATATAGCAATGGAGTTCAAGTAA
- a CDS encoding acylphosphatase, translated as MSLKKIRAHVYVKGKVQGVYFRQNMRNVARKYNVHGWVRNLKDGRVEAVLEGDEDAVHQVIEWCHIGPSGARVDDVDVMYEEYRGEFNSFEILY; from the coding sequence TTGAGTCTAAAGAAGATAAGGGCGCATGTGTACGTAAAAGGGAAGGTGCAGGGGGTGTACTTTAGGCAGAATATGCGTAATGTTGCTAGGAAGTACAATGTACATGGCTGGGTCAGGAACCTGAAGGATGGTAGAGTTGAGGCTGTGTTAGAGGGAGATGAGGATGCTGTGCACCAAGTGATAGAGTGGTGCCATATAGGACCTAGTGGTGCAAGGGTAGATGATGTTGATGTTATGTATGAGGAGTATAGGGGTGAGTTCAATTCATTTGAGATACTATACTAA
- the pstC gene encoding phosphate ABC transporter permease subunit PstC produces MGKANEQMKKGDRDSRPLFLGKNSSNLIDVMVKYLLLSAALFTIIAIIIIVYSLASESLSFFLHIPAHEFFFGTRWAAFFDDKSFGVLPLLAGTMLTTAIALSLAIPVGIGSAIFLSEYAAPSLRRVVKPILEMLAGIPTVVYGYFALYFITPNLQYFIPDLYTYNALAAGIAMGIMIIPTIASLSEDAFYAVPQSLKAAGYALGARKSTVVMRIVIPYTLSAIVAIIILGMGRAIGETMIVTIAAGLKPTLTLNPFESVMTMTSAIAQAATGDAPRGTVEYTSLFAIALYLFAIVAILNLISSYIKRRWEIRV; encoded by the coding sequence ATGGGTAAGGCTAATGAGCAGATGAAGAAAGGGGATAGGGACTCTAGACCTCTTTTTTTAGGAAAGAACAGCAGTAATCTAATAGATGTTATGGTAAAATATTTGTTACTATCAGCGGCTTTGTTTACAATTATTGCAATAATAATAATAGTGTACTCTCTAGCATCTGAATCGTTAAGCTTCTTCCTTCACATCCCTGCACATGAGTTCTTCTTTGGTACACGTTGGGCAGCATTCTTCGATGACAAGTCATTTGGTGTGCTACCATTGCTGGCAGGTACAATGCTCACAACAGCAATAGCACTCTCACTTGCCATACCAGTTGGGATAGGCTCAGCCATATTCCTAAGCGAGTATGCAGCACCATCACTAAGGCGTGTAGTGAAGCCCATACTTGAGATGCTTGCTGGGATTCCAACTGTTGTATATGGGTATTTTGCATTATACTTCATAACACCAAACCTACAGTACTTCATACCAGATCTCTACACGTACAATGCATTGGCAGCAGGTATTGCAATGGGTATCATGATAATACCAACTATAGCATCTCTAAGCGAGGATGCGTTCTATGCTGTGCCTCAGAGCCTAAAGGCTGCTGGTTACGCTCTAGGCGCAAGGAAGAGCACAGTGGTTATGAGGATAGTCATACCTTACACACTATCAGCAATAGTAGCAATAATAATACTTGGGATGGGTAGAGCCATAGGTGAGACGATGATAGTAACGATAGCAGCAGGACTCAAGCCAACACTAACTCTGAACCCATTCGAGAGCGTTATGACGATGACATCTGCAATAGCACAGGCAGCAACTGGAGATGCGCCTAGAGGAACTGTAGAGTATACATCACTCTTTGCCATTGCACTCTATCTCTTCGCAATAGTTGCAATACTCAACCTTATCTCAAGTTACATAAAGAGGAGGTGGGAGATAAGGGTATGA
- a CDS encoding PstS family phosphate ABC transporter substrate-binding protein — protein sequence MNRNIAIAAVIAAVAVGVVVGVIGTVGIGTKTGTAPTTPAGTSTPAEAPVQVPTQTPVTRLSGSIVIDGSSTVYPITEAIAEEFSKKNPDVKVTVGISGTGGGFKRFTLGETDINDSSRPITDKERAAAKENNIRWVEIPIALEGLSIVVHRDNNLFPNDCISIEELREIWKPDSTIKKWSDLNPAYPAQEIRLYGAGPDSGTFDYFTEHVVGKARASRTDYIPSEDDNVLVQGVSTDRYSLGYIPLAYAEHAQDRLKILKVSKEKNGECIFPDGKSIIQGTYPLSRPLFIHVNYDKIQSRQELKEFVLFYLSNAKSAAEKVGYIPLSDTYYKDAIRLINEGRYTPDDDKTFVSIYKEGL from the coding sequence ATGAACAGGAATATAGCAATAGCAGCAGTTATAGCAGCAGTAGCAGTAGGTGTTGTTGTTGGAGTTATAGGTACTGTTGGGATAGGCACTAAAACAGGTACTGCTCCTACTACACCCGCAGGTACATCTACACCAGCAGAAGCACCAGTACAGGTACCAACACAGACACCAGTAACCAGGCTTAGTGGTTCCATAGTTATAGATGGTTCAAGTACTGTATACCCCATAACCGAGGCTATAGCAGAGGAGTTCAGTAAGAAGAACCCAGATGTGAAGGTTACCGTTGGCATATCTGGCACTGGAGGAGGATTCAAGAGGTTCACCCTAGGAGAGACCGATATAAATGACTCATCAAGACCTATAACAGATAAGGAGAGGGCTGCAGCGAAGGAGAACAATATAAGATGGGTTGAGATACCAATTGCACTTGAAGGTCTAAGCATAGTTGTGCATAGAGATAACAACCTCTTCCCTAACGATTGTATAAGCATAGAGGAGTTGAGGGAGATATGGAAGCCTGATAGCACAATAAAGAAGTGGAGTGATCTAAACCCAGCATATCCAGCACAGGAGATAAGGCTTTATGGTGCTGGTCCAGACTCTGGTACATTCGATTACTTTACTGAGCATGTTGTAGGCAAGGCTAGAGCATCTAGAACAGACTACATACCAAGCGAGGATGATAATGTTCTAGTACAGGGTGTAAGTACAGATAGATATTCCCTAGGATACATACCATTGGCATATGCTGAGCATGCGCAGGATAGGCTGAAGATACTGAAGGTATCAAAGGAGAAGAATGGCGAGTGCATATTCCCTGATGGTAAGAGCATAATACAGGGCACGTATCCATTATCAAGACCATTGTTCATACACGTTAACTATGATAAGATACAGAGTAGGCAGGAGTTGAAGGAGTTCGTGCTCTTCTATCTAAGCAATGCAAAGAGTGCTGCAGAGAAGGTAGGCTATATACCGTTGAGTGATACATACTATAAGGATGCTATCAGGCTTATCAATGAAGGCAGGTATACTCCAGATGATGATAAGACATTTGTGAGCATATATAAAGAAGGCCTATAG
- a CDS encoding 50S ribosomal protein L2: MGKRILVQRRGKGGKQFQANSIGKIAPVGYPLYTDGEEHVGEVVDIVHETGRAAPLARIRLDDGRYCYIPALQGMHVGAKIRFNSQPQPLTVNSLGEIPDGTTVCLVERNVGDGGKLVRSAGSSAIVFSHSGSTVTLRMPSGKFITLDAKCRGVIGSIAGGGRLEKPFLKAGAKWYAMRARSKKWPIVRGVAMAAPFHPHGGGRHQHPGKQTSVARNAPPGRKVGHIAPRKTGRGRVKRGA, from the coding sequence ATGGGCAAGAGAATACTTGTACAGAGGAGAGGTAAGGGAGGGAAGCAGTTCCAAGCAAATAGCATAGGCAAGATAGCCCCAGTAGGCTATCCATTATATACAGATGGGGAGGAGCATGTTGGTGAGGTTGTTGATATAGTGCATGAGACTGGGAGAGCAGCACCACTAGCAAGGATAAGGCTTGATGATGGGAGATATTGCTACATCCCTGCCCTTCAAGGTATGCATGTTGGTGCAAAGATACGCTTCAACTCTCAGCCTCAACCCCTTACAGTTAATAGCCTTGGTGAGATACCAGATGGTACAACTGTATGCCTTGTAGAGAGGAATGTTGGTGATGGAGGTAAACTTGTAAGGAGCGCTGGTTCTTCAGCAATAGTATTCTCGCACTCTGGCAGTACTGTAACGCTAAGGATGCCATCTGGCAAGTTCATAACCTTAGATGCAAAGTGTAGAGGAGTGATAGGAAGCATAGCAGGAGGAGGGAGGTTAGAGAAGCCATTCCTTAAGGCTGGAGCGAAATGGTATGCTATGAGGGCAAGGAGCAAGAAGTGGCCTATAGTTAGAGGTGTGGCAATGGCAGCACCATTCCATCCACATGGTGGAGGAAGGCATCAGCATCCTGGGAAGCAGACCTCAGTAGCAAGGAATGCACCCCCAGGCAGGAAGGTAGGGCATATAGCACCAAGGAAGACTGGGAGAGGAAGGGTGAAGCGTGGAGCATGA